In Candidatus Kaistella beijingensis, a genomic segment contains:
- a CDS encoding UDP-glucose dehydrogenase family protein — MNITIVGTGYVGLVTGTTLAELGNNVYCVDIDAKKVEAMKNGIVPIYEPGLEEMFLRNIQAQRLFFTTDLKEALDKSEVIYLALPTPPGEDGSADLSYVLKVANDIGEMMTDYKVVVNKSTVPVGTADKVRETISSKTQIPFDVVSNPEFLREGFAVEDSMNPARVVVGTESEKAREIMSQIYQPFTNTGVPIIFMDEKSSELTKYAANSFLAVKITFMNEIANYCEKVGADVDKVRLGMGSDDRIGHRFLFPGIGYGGSCFPKDVKALIKSGKQSGFDFQILEATENVNQNQKVILVSEIEKYFGGNLQGKKIALWGLAFKANTDDIREASSLDNIKILLEKGAEITAYDSIAEENVRRILGDKISYAKDMYSALENADCLLIATEWSEFKNPNFKIMAAKMNNKAIFDGRNMFALEQVENSGFYYKSIGRKTVK; from the coding sequence TTGAATATCACTATTGTCGGAACAGGTTACGTAGGTTTGGTTACAGGAACAACTTTGGCGGAGTTGGGAAACAACGTTTATTGCGTTGATATCGATGCAAAGAAAGTGGAAGCCATGAAAAACGGCATCGTCCCTATTTACGAACCAGGTCTTGAAGAAATGTTTCTCCGAAATATTCAGGCGCAGCGCTTATTTTTTACCACCGATTTAAAGGAGGCTTTAGATAAAAGCGAAGTCATTTACTTGGCATTACCAACTCCACCCGGAGAAGACGGTTCTGCCGATTTATCCTACGTTTTGAAAGTTGCCAATGATATTGGCGAAATGATGACGGATTACAAAGTGGTAGTAAACAAATCCACCGTTCCTGTTGGAACTGCAGATAAAGTTCGTGAGACCATTTCTTCAAAAACACAAATTCCTTTCGACGTAGTTTCTAATCCTGAATTTCTGCGCGAAGGTTTTGCCGTGGAAGATTCTATGAATCCAGCAAGAGTTGTGGTGGGAACAGAATCTGAAAAAGCGCGTGAAATCATGTCTCAGATTTATCAACCGTTTACCAATACGGGTGTCCCGATTATTTTCATGGATGAAAAATCTTCGGAGTTGACCAAATATGCTGCAAACTCCTTCCTTGCCGTGAAAATTACGTTCATGAACGAAATCGCAAATTATTGCGAAAAAGTGGGTGCAGATGTGGACAAAGTTCGCCTCGGAATGGGAAGTGACGACAGAATTGGTCATCGTTTTCTTTTTCCTGGAATTGGTTATGGCGGAAGCTGTTTCCCGAAAGACGTGAAAGCATTAATTAAATCTGGTAAACAATCAGGCTTTGATTTTCAGATTCTTGAAGCGACTGAAAATGTGAACCAAAACCAAAAAGTGATTCTTGTTTCGGAAATCGAAAAGTATTTTGGCGGAAATCTTCAAGGTAAAAAAATCGCTTTGTGGGGACTTGCTTTCAAAGCGAATACCGATGATATTCGGGAAGCTTCGTCTTTAGACAATATTAAAATTTTATTGGAAAAAGGCGCAGAAATTACTGCGTATGATTCCATTGCAGAAGAAAATGTTCGTAGAATTCTTGGTGATAAAATTTCTTATGCTAAAGACATGTATTCCGCTCTTGAAAACGCTGACTGCCTTTTAATTGCAACGGAATGGAGCGAATTTAAAAATCCTAATTTCAAGATAATGGCTGCAAAAATGAACAACAAAGCCATTTTCGACGGACGAAATATGTTTGCTTTGGAACAGGTGGAGAATTCAGGATTTTATTACAAATCGATAGGAAGAAAAACGGTGAAATAA
- a CDS encoding FkbM family methyltransferase, translated as MIKEGLQKIVNSLGYKISKFDKNTSLKKSFKSNALSLFETKTGKYFLPTHAHQDVIAIAIKQDKIFDEPILEIAKKYIKSNTIVLDVGSNFGQMAILMSQFVGNEGYVYAFEADDFVFDILEKNVAENSAKVKAVFGAVHDKSNETLYFPVQDFEKFGTYGSYGIDYVNGKGRPVKTIKIDDIEFEKPVSFMKIDVQGGDLFALKGAVQTIKKYKMPIIFEYEYSFEDDLNLCFQDYVDFVNEIGYKFSKVSMGQNYLILPK; from the coding sequence ATGATTAAAGAAGGTCTACAAAAAATCGTTAACAGTTTGGGATATAAAATTTCAAAGTTTGATAAAAACACTTCGTTAAAGAAATCATTTAAAAGTAATGCCCTCTCTTTATTTGAAACAAAAACTGGGAAATATTTTTTACCGACGCACGCTCATCAAGATGTTATTGCAATCGCCATAAAACAAGATAAAATTTTTGATGAACCTATTTTAGAAATTGCGAAAAAATACATCAAATCTAACACTATTGTTTTGGATGTTGGCTCTAACTTTGGACAGATGGCGATTCTTATGTCGCAGTTTGTAGGAAATGAGGGATATGTTTATGCATTCGAAGCCGATGATTTTGTCTTTGATATTCTTGAAAAGAACGTTGCTGAGAATTCCGCAAAAGTTAAAGCAGTATTTGGAGCGGTTCACGACAAAAGCAATGAAACCCTATATTTTCCCGTTCAGGATTTTGAGAAATTTGGAACTTATGGTTCCTATGGGATCGACTATGTAAATGGTAAAGGACGACCAGTAAAAACCATAAAAATTGATGATATCGAATTTGAAAAGCCAGTGAGTTTTATGAAAATTGATGTGCAGGGAGGTGATTTATTTGCACTTAAAGGAGCCGTTCAAACAATAAAAAAATATAAGATGCCTATCATTTTTGAGTACGAATATTCTTTTGAAGACGATCTAAATTTATGCTTCCAAGATTATGTTGATTTTGTAAACGAAATTGGCTACAAATTCTCAAAAGTTTCAATGGGTCAAAACTATTTAATATTACCTAAATAA
- the nusA gene encoding transcription termination factor NusA, which produces MDGLALIEAFGDFKEDKNISKIDLMAIIEDSLKTLLRKRFDSDDHFDVIVNPDKGDFQIFLNKTIVEDEMSEDDDLEIEISEAKKIDPTFEVGEDFTVEIPIEQLGRRSILTLKQILATKLQEHNNAVLYDQFRDRIGEIVTGEVHHIRHKHVILLDDEDNEFILPKENQIPSDFFKKGENIRAIVESVDFKGAKPQIIVSRTAPKFLEKLLELEIPEIQDGTIILKKVVRIPGEKAKIAVDAYDDRIDPVGACVGVKGSRIHGVVRELKNENIDVIQWSKNPEIMVKRALGNITINKIEINPETEYALVYTPVEEISRVIGKQGQNIRLASWLSGYEIDVYRETSEDDDVELKEFAGTEEGDIEQWIIDEFQKVGLNTARSILDKDTDALLKMVDLEEETIEEVKQILKEELEG; this is translated from the coding sequence ATGGACGGTTTAGCATTGATTGAAGCATTTGGCGATTTCAAAGAAGACAAAAACATCAGCAAAATCGATTTGATGGCGATTATCGAGGATTCATTGAAGACTTTGTTGAGAAAAAGATTCGATTCTGATGATCATTTTGACGTGATTGTAAACCCTGATAAAGGTGACTTTCAAATATTTTTGAACAAAACCATCGTGGAAGACGAGATGTCTGAAGACGACGATTTAGAAATTGAAATTTCCGAGGCGAAGAAAATTGACCCAACTTTTGAGGTGGGAGAGGATTTCACCGTGGAAATTCCAATCGAGCAATTGGGAAGAAGAAGTATTTTGACGTTGAAGCAAATTTTGGCGACCAAACTTCAGGAGCACAATAACGCAGTTCTTTACGATCAATTCCGTGACAGAATCGGGGAAATTGTAACGGGAGAGGTTCACCACATTCGTCACAAACACGTGATTTTGTTGGATGATGAAGACAATGAATTCATCTTGCCGAAAGAAAATCAAATTCCTTCCGACTTCTTTAAAAAAGGAGAAAATATTCGTGCAATAGTAGAAAGTGTTGATTTTAAAGGTGCAAAACCACAAATCATCGTTTCAAGAACGGCTCCAAAATTCTTGGAAAAACTTCTTGAACTTGAAATTCCTGAAATCCAGGACGGAACGATTATTCTTAAAAAAGTAGTAAGAATTCCTGGTGAAAAAGCGAAAATCGCAGTGGATGCTTATGACGACAGAATCGATCCTGTTGGAGCTTGTGTTGGAGTGAAAGGATCTAGAATTCATGGCGTTGTGCGTGAGTTGAAGAATGAAAATATTGACGTGATTCAGTGGTCGAAAAACCCTGAAATTATGGTGAAAAGAGCTTTAGGAAACATCACCATCAACAAAATCGAAATCAATCCTGAAACCGAGTATGCATTGGTTTACACGCCGGTGGAAGAAATTTCCAGAGTAATCGGAAAACAGGGACAAAACATTCGTCTTGCTTCTTGGTTAAGCGGTTACGAAATCGATGTTTACAGAGAAACAAGCGAAGATGATGACGTAGAATTGAAAGAATTTGCCGGAACTGAAGAAGGCGATATCGAACAGTGGATCATCGATGAATTCCAAAAAGTGGGATTGAATACGGCGAGAAGTATTCTCGATAAAGACACCGACGCACTTTTGAAAATGGTAGATTTGGAAGAAGAAACCATCGAAGAAGTGAAACAGATTTTGAAGGAGGAATTAGAGGGGTAA
- the infB gene encoding translation initiation factor IF-2 codes for MPKIRLNKAVKEFNISMTRLVEFLQSKGIEVESNPNAQLEESAYSALEAEFRKDSEQRKASHEVVMTKVPEEKLEIEPSKPEVIRAKASLRPETKVLGKIDLDPKKPEAEEVKQPGPVKEPEVETPATPEKQEFKVLDKIDLSQIEGHKPKPSKKEQPKQEEEKSAEKPAPTPEMKAAAPVAETPAEVESTEPEKIETVYQKLDGPKILKQTVDLSQFNKPKPQGAGAKKKRKRIEKPGTPGTGTQQGQGGNQSQGNRPQGQGGNRPPHQGGNRPPFQGGGNNNANKRGGSRRGAPTMPVELTDEQVKNQIKETLEKLTSKGGRNKGAKHRKEKRIFRREQDELQQELDAADRTLKVTEFITVGELASLMNVSPTEVISACFSLGVMVTMNQRLEADTLLLVADEFGYKIEFSDADLEESVLEEDTDTEEDLLPRAPIVTVMGHVDHGKTSLLDYIRKTNVIAGESGGITQHIGAYNVKLENGQRITFLDTPGHEAFTAMRARGAQITDIAIIVIAADDDVMPQTKEAISHAQAAGVPMIIALNKVDKPNSNPDNIRQQLSSMNILVEEWGGNVQSQEVSAKFGNNMDQLLEKVLLQAEMLELKANPDKNANGVVIEASLDKGRGYVTTLLVQTGTLKVGDYLLAGKNHGKVKAMLDERGKPMQKAGPSIPVTILGLDGAPTAGDKFRVFDDEREAKTIATKREQLQREQSIRTKKHLTLDELGRRIALGDFKELNIILKGDVDGSVEALSDQLQGLSTEEISVNIIHQGVGQITESDVLLAAASDAIIIGFNVRAGVMARDLADKEEIDIRTYSVIYAAIDEVKEAMEGMLSPEIKEQVIGNVEIREVFKISKVGSIAGCMVLTGKVTRNSKIRLLRDGIVKFDGELESLKRFKDDVKEVTKGYECGLNIKGYNDIEVGDILEVYEEVAVKKKLK; via the coding sequence ATGCCCAAAATTAGATTAAACAAAGCGGTAAAGGAATTTAATATTTCGATGACGAGACTTGTAGAATTTCTGCAGTCTAAAGGAATCGAGGTAGAAAGCAACCCGAACGCGCAATTGGAAGAATCGGCATATTCTGCATTGGAAGCTGAGTTTCGTAAAGATTCGGAACAAAGAAAAGCTTCCCATGAGGTGGTGATGACTAAAGTTCCGGAAGAAAAATTGGAAATCGAGCCGTCAAAACCTGAGGTGATAAGAGCCAAAGCAAGTTTGAGACCTGAAACAAAAGTTTTAGGTAAAATCGACTTGGATCCTAAAAAACCTGAAGCAGAAGAAGTAAAACAACCGGGACCCGTAAAAGAACCGGAAGTGGAAACCCCTGCAACTCCTGAAAAACAGGAATTTAAAGTTTTGGATAAGATCGACTTGTCCCAAATTGAAGGTCACAAACCAAAACCTTCCAAAAAAGAACAGCCTAAACAAGAAGAGGAAAAATCCGCTGAAAAGCCGGCTCCAACTCCTGAAATGAAGGCTGCAGCTCCTGTCGCAGAAACTCCAGCAGAAGTTGAAAGCACAGAGCCTGAAAAAATCGAAACGGTTTATCAGAAACTCGACGGTCCAAAAATTTTGAAGCAAACTGTTGATTTATCGCAGTTTAACAAACCAAAACCACAAGGAGCGGGAGCAAAGAAGAAAAGAAAACGTATCGAAAAACCTGGAACTCCTGGAACAGGAACGCAACAAGGTCAAGGCGGAAATCAATCGCAAGGAAACCGTCCTCAAGGACAAGGCGGAAACCGACCTCCACATCAAGGCGGAAACCGACCTCCTTTCCAAGGTGGTGGAAATAACAACGCCAACAAACGCGGTGGAAGCAGAAGAGGAGCTCCAACAATGCCTGTAGAATTGACCGACGAACAGGTTAAAAACCAAATTAAAGAAACCCTTGAAAAACTAACAAGCAAAGGCGGAAGAAACAAGGGTGCAAAACATAGAAAGGAAAAGAGGATTTTCCGAAGAGAGCAAGACGAACTTCAACAGGAACTCGATGCAGCGGACAGAACTTTAAAAGTAACCGAATTTATTACCGTAGGTGAATTGGCAAGTTTGATGAACGTGAGTCCAACCGAAGTAATTTCTGCATGTTTCTCATTGGGTGTGATGGTGACGATGAATCAACGTTTAGAAGCTGATACACTGTTACTTGTAGCAGATGAGTTCGGGTATAAAATTGAATTTTCTGATGCCGATTTGGAAGAATCTGTACTTGAAGAGGATACCGATACCGAAGAGGATCTATTACCAAGAGCACCGATTGTTACCGTAATGGGACACGTTGACCACGGTAAAACTTCTTTGCTCGACTATATTAGAAAAACCAACGTAATCGCCGGTGAATCCGGAGGAATTACGCAGCACATCGGTGCATATAACGTGAAATTGGAGAATGGTCAAAGAATTACTTTCCTTGATACTCCTGGTCACGAAGCGTTTACGGCGATGAGAGCGAGAGGTGCGCAAATCACCGACATCGCAATTATCGTAATTGCAGCGGATGATGATGTGATGCCACAAACGAAGGAGGCGATTTCTCACGCACAAGCAGCGGGAGTTCCGATGATTATTGCTTTAAATAAAGTGGATAAGCCGAATTCCAATCCTGATAATATTCGTCAGCAACTTTCATCCATGAATATTTTGGTGGAAGAATGGGGCGGAAATGTTCAGTCACAGGAAGTTTCTGCAAAGTTTGGTAACAATATGGATCAGCTTTTAGAAAAAGTTCTTCTTCAGGCAGAAATGCTTGAGCTGAAGGCGAATCCAGATAAAAATGCAAACGGGGTTGTCATCGAGGCATCTTTAGATAAAGGTAGAGGTTATGTAACCACACTTCTTGTACAAACCGGAACTTTGAAAGTTGGAGATTACCTTCTTGCAGGGAAAAATCACGGTAAAGTGAAAGCGATGCTCGATGAAAGAGGAAAACCGATGCAAAAAGCGGGTCCTTCAATTCCGGTAACGATTTTAGGTTTAGATGGAGCGCCAACTGCGGGTGACAAATTCAGAGTTTTTGATGACGAAAGAGAAGCGAAAACTATTGCGACAAAAAGAGAGCAATTGCAGCGTGAACAATCCATCAGAACGAAGAAACACCTTACTTTGGACGAACTTGGAAGACGTATCGCACTTGGAGATTTCAAAGAACTCAATATTATCCTTAAAGGAGACGTGGATGGTTCTGTGGAAGCGCTTTCCGATCAGTTGCAAGGTTTGTCAACGGAAGAAATCAGCGTAAATATTATTCACCAAGGAGTTGGACAAATTACAGAATCCGACGTTTTATTGGCTGCAGCTTCAGACGCGATCATTATTGGATTTAATGTTCGTGCAGGAGTAATGGCAAGAGATTTAGCAGATAAAGAAGAAATCGACATCAGAACATATTCTGTAATTTATGCAGCAATTGATGAGGTAAAAGAGGCGATGGAAGGAATGCTTTCACCGGAAATTAAAGAGCAGGTAATCGGTAATGTTGAAATCCGTGAAGTGTTTAAAATTTCTAAAGTTGGTTCCATTGCAGGATGTATGGTTCTTACCGGAAAAGTGACGAGAAACTCTAAAATCAGATTACTTCGAGACGGAATCGTAAAATTCGATGGTGAACTTGAAAGTTTAAAACGTTTCAAAGACGATGTGAAAGAAGTAACCAAAGGTTATGAATGTGGTTTGAACATCAAAGGATACAACGACATTGAAGTTGGTGATATTCTTGAGGTTTATGAAGAGGTTGCGGTGAAGAAGAAGTTGAAATAA
- the rimP gene encoding ribosome assembly cofactor RimP, which produces MEFRKKIEELLNNFLEERKDLFLIDLKFSAGDDITVILDGDNGVSLQDCLDASRAIEFNMDREDHDFSLQVMSAGLSEPLSSERQFRKNIGRDLDILMNDSTKIEGELAKVDDEKITLILRYRKPKEVGKGKVDVEEEKEIPYSEIKKALVAIKF; this is translated from the coding sequence ATGGAATTCAGAAAAAAAATAGAAGAACTTTTAAACAACTTTCTCGAAGAAAGAAAAGACCTGTTTCTCATCGACCTGAAATTTTCAGCAGGGGATGATATTACGGTAATTCTTGATGGGGACAACGGAGTTTCGCTTCAGGATTGTTTGGATGCAAGTCGTGCGATTGAGTTCAATATGGACCGTGAAGATCACGATTTTTCTTTACAGGTGATGAGCGCAGGTTTAAGCGAACCTTTAAGTTCAGAAAGACAATTTAGAAAAAACATCGGTCGAGATTTGGATATCTTAATGAACGATTCCACAAAAATTGAAGGCGAGTTGGCAAAAGTGGATGACGAAAAAATCACTTTAATTCTCCGATACCGAAAACCAAAAGAAGTAGGAAAAGGAAAAGTAGATGTAGAAGAAGAAAAGGAAATCCCTTATTCAGAAATAAAAAAAGCATTAGTAGCAATAAAGTTTTGA
- a CDS encoding ABC transporter permease: MTEPQQQWTETIESKHSLFDLKLGEVWRYKDLVFMFVKRDFVSSFKQTVLGPVWFFINPILTTIVYLVIFGNIAGLSTDGVPKVLFYLSGVTLWNYFASCLTGASNVFTSNAGIFGKVYFPRLVMPLTVVISNLMRFGVQFLLFLLVFFFYLFKGEIQPNIWILATPFLIILMAAFALGAGMIFSAMTTKYRDLQMLLTFGVSLYMYATPVVYPLSVLSGIWKKLAFYNPLSGIFECFKYGWMGSGDFSPLMLIVSSAIIFFILALGILIFNKVEKSFMDTV, translated from the coding sequence ATGACCGAACCTCAACAGCAGTGGACAGAAACCATCGAATCCAAGCACTCTCTTTTCGACCTAAAACTTGGTGAAGTTTGGCGTTACAAAGATTTGGTGTTTATGTTTGTGAAGCGCGATTTTGTCTCCAGTTTTAAGCAGACTGTTCTTGGTCCCGTTTGGTTTTTCATCAACCCCATTTTAACTACGATTGTTTACCTCGTAATTTTCGGAAATATCGCAGGACTTTCTACGGACGGCGTTCCGAAAGTTCTATTCTATCTTTCCGGAGTAACGTTGTGGAATTATTTTGCGAGCTGTTTAACCGGAGCATCTAATGTTTTTACATCCAATGCAGGAATTTTTGGCAAGGTGTATTTCCCACGTTTGGTGATGCCTTTAACGGTGGTAATTTCAAATTTGATGCGTTTCGGCGTGCAGTTCCTTCTTTTTCTTCTGGTTTTCTTTTTCTACCTTTTTAAGGGAGAAATACAGCCAAATATTTGGATTTTGGCCACGCCGTTTTTAATTATTCTAATGGCTGCTTTTGCATTAGGCGCAGGAATGATTTTCTCGGCGATGACGACAAAATACCGTGACTTACAGATGCTTTTAACATTCGGGGTGAGTTTGTATATGTATGCAACACCGGTGGTTTATCCGCTTTCTGTTTTATCGGGAATTTGGAAGAAGCTTGCTTTTTATAACCCTTTATCGGGAATTTTTGAATGTTTCAAATACGGTTGGATGGGATCCGGAGACTTTTCACCCTTGATGTTGATTGTGAGTTCTGCAATTATTTTTTTCATACTTGCTTTAGGAATACTTATTTTCAATAAAGTGGAAAAAAGTTTTATGGATACAGTTTAG